Genomic DNA from Minwuia thermotolerans:
GCGTGCTCGACACCCAGGGCGTCAAGGACCGTCGCCAGCGCCGTTCGAAATACGGCGTCAAACGGCCGAAGTGATCGGAGAGAATTAGGTCATGTCACGTCGTCACGCAGCCGAGAAGCGCGAGATCCTGCCCGACCCCATTCACGGGGACGTGGTGGTGTCGAAGTTCATGAACAACCTGATGTACCACGGCAAGAAGTCCGCCGCGGAGCGCATCGTCTACAACGCGTTCGAGCAGGTCGAGCGCAAGATCGGCCGCAACCCGGTCGACATCTTCCACGAGGCGCTGAGCAATGCGCGTCCCCATCTGGAGGTCCGCTCCCGCCGCGTCGGCGGCGCCACCTACCAGGTGCCGGTCGACGTTCGCCCCGAGCGCGCCCAGGCGCTGGCCATCCGCTGGCTGATCGACGCCGCGCGCAAGCGTTCCGAGAACACCATGATGGAGCGTCTGGCCGGCGAGCTGATGGACGCGGCCTCCAGCCGCGGCGGCGCCGTCAAGAAGCGCGAAGACACCCACCGGATGGCGGAGGCCAACAAGGCCTTCTCCCATTACCGCTGGTAAGGCCGGAGCAGGAGTTCAGGACATGTCCCGCCAGACGCCTCTCAACCGCTATCGCAATATCGGCATCATGGCCCACATCGATGCCGGCAAGACCACCACGACCGAGCGAATCCTCTATTACACCGGCCGCTCCCACAAGATCGGCGAGGTCCATGACGGCGCCGCCACGATGGACTGGATGGAGCAGGAGCAGGAGCGGGGCATCACCATCACCTCGGCCGCGACGACCTGCTTCTGGCGCGACCACCGCATCAACATCATCGACACGCCTGGCCATGTGGACTTCACCATCGAGGTGGAGCGTTCGCTGCGCGTGCTCGACGGCGCCGTCGCCGTCTACGACGCGGTGGCCGGCGTGGAGCCGCAGACCGAGACCGTCTGGCGTCAGGCCGACAAGTACCGCGTGCCGCGCATGTGCTTCGTCAACAAGATGGACCGCATGGGCGCCGACTTCTTCCGCTGCGTGGAGATGATGGTCGACCGCCTGGGCTGCCTGCCGATCCCGCTGCAGCTGCCGATCGGCGTGGAATCAGACTTCGTCGGCGTGGTCGACCTGGTCGAGATGCGCGCGATCGTCTGGAAGGAAGAGACGCTGGGCGCCGAGTTCGAGTACCGCGAGATTCCGGCGGATCTGGCCGATCAGGCCGCGGAGTACCGCCTGAAGCTGGTCGAGGCGGCCGTGGAGCTCGACGAGGCGGTCATGGAGGCCTATCTCGATGGCGAGGAGCCGGACGCCGACACGCTGCGCCGGCTGATCCGCAAGGCCACCCTGACCAACGCCTTCGTGCCCGTGCTGCTGGGCACCGCATTCAAGAACAAGGGCGTGCAGCCCCTGCTGGATGCCGTGGTCGACTACATGCCGGCCCCCACCGACGTCGAAGCCATCCAGGGTCACAAGGTCGATGAGCCGGAGACCGAGATGGTCCGCCGGTCGTCCGACGACGAACCCTTCTCGGCGCTGGCCTTCAAGATCATGTCGGACCCGTTCGTCGGCTCGCTGACCTTCTGCCGCATCTATTCCGGCCAGGTCGAGAGCGGCCAGTCGATCCTGAACTCCGTCAAGGGCAAGCGCGAGCGCATCGGCCGCATGCTGATGATGCACGCCAACGACCGCGAGGACGTCAAGGTCGCCATGGCCGGCGACATCATCGCCATCGCCGGGCTGAAGGACACCACCACGGGCGACACGCTCTGCGATCCGCTCAAGCCGGTGGTGCTGGAAGCGATGGAGTTCCCCGACCCGGTCATCGAGATCGCGGTGGAGCCGAAGACCAAGGCCGACCACGAGAAGATGTCGATCGCGCTCGGCCGGCTGGCGCAGGAGGATCCGTCCTTCCGCGTGACCACCGACCAGGAGACCGGCCAGACGGTCATCAAGGGCATGGGCGAACTTCACCTCGACATCATCGTCGACCGCATGAAGCGCGAGTTCAAGGTCGAGGCCAATGTCGGCGCCCCCCAGGTGGCCTACCGCGAGACGCTGACCCGCGACACCGAGATCGACTACACCCACAAGAAGCAGACCGGCGGTTCCGGCCAGTTCGCGCGGGTGAAGCTGATCCTGGGTCCCGGCGAGCCGGGCTCCGGCTTCACCTTCGAAAGCAAGATCGTCGGCGGTTCGGTGCCGCGGGAGTACATCCCGGGCGTCGAGAAGGGCCTGCGCTCGGTCATCGACGCCGGCGTGCTGGCGGGTTTCCCGCTGATCGACGTGCGTGCGGAGCTGATCGACGGCGCCAGCCACGACGTCGACTCCTCGGTTCTGGCCTTCGAGATCGCCGCCCGGGCGGCGTTCCGCGAGGCCGCGCCGAAGGCGGGCGCCAAGCTGCTGGAGCCGATGATGAAGGTCGAGGCCGTGACGCCGGAGGAATTCGTGGGCGACGTCATGGGCGATCTGAACAGCCGCCGCGGCCAGGTGCAGGGCTCCGAGCCGCGCGGCAACGCGACGGTCATCAGCGCCATGGTGCCGCTGGCCAACATGTTCGGCTACGTGAACACGCTGCGCTCCATGACCCAGGGGCGGGCGCAGTTCACCATGCAGTTCGATCACTATGAGCAGGTGCCCCAGAGCATTTCCGACGAAGTCATCGCCAAGCTGGCGTGACGGCGCGGATCGGGCATCACTGAAGAGACACGACAAAGCCGAGAGCCGGAGAAGAGAAGATGGCCAAGGAGAAGTTTGAGCGTAACAAGCCGCACTGCAACGTTGGCACGATTGGCCATGTTGACCACGGCAAGACGACGCTGACGGCGGCGATCACGATGACGCTTGCGGAATATGGCGGCGCGGTGAAGTCGTACGCGGACATCGACAACGC
This window encodes:
- the fusA gene encoding elongation factor G, producing the protein MSRQTPLNRYRNIGIMAHIDAGKTTTTERILYYTGRSHKIGEVHDGAATMDWMEQEQERGITITSAATTCFWRDHRINIIDTPGHVDFTIEVERSLRVLDGAVAVYDAVAGVEPQTETVWRQADKYRVPRMCFVNKMDRMGADFFRCVEMMVDRLGCLPIPLQLPIGVESDFVGVVDLVEMRAIVWKEETLGAEFEYREIPADLADQAAEYRLKLVEAAVELDEAVMEAYLDGEEPDADTLRRLIRKATLTNAFVPVLLGTAFKNKGVQPLLDAVVDYMPAPTDVEAIQGHKVDEPETEMVRRSSDDEPFSALAFKIMSDPFVGSLTFCRIYSGQVESGQSILNSVKGKRERIGRMLMMHANDREDVKVAMAGDIIAIAGLKDTTTGDTLCDPLKPVVLEAMEFPDPVIEIAVEPKTKADHEKMSIALGRLAQEDPSFRVTTDQETGQTVIKGMGELHLDIIVDRMKREFKVEANVGAPQVAYRETLTRDTEIDYTHKKQTGGSGQFARVKLILGPGEPGSGFTFESKIVGGSVPREYIPGVEKGLRSVIDAGVLAGFPLIDVRAELIDGASHDVDSSVLAFEIAARAAFREAAPKAGAKLLEPMMKVEAVTPEEFVGDVMGDLNSRRGQVQGSEPRGNATVISAMVPLANMFGYVNTLRSMTQGRAQFTMQFDHYEQVPQSISDEVIAKLA
- the rpsG gene encoding 30S ribosomal protein S7 translates to MSRRHAAEKREILPDPIHGDVVVSKFMNNLMYHGKKSAAERIVYNAFEQVERKIGRNPVDIFHEALSNARPHLEVRSRRVGGATYQVPVDVRPERAQALAIRWLIDAARKRSENTMMERLAGELMDAASSRGGAVKKREDTHRMAEANKAFSHYRW